The Ananas comosus cultivar F153 linkage group 6, ASM154086v1, whole genome shotgun sequence genome segment AGTTGGTTAAGCAGAGCCATACGTTGTTAATTTCCTTTCACAcacaaaaagatataaaaaaaaaaaaaaaaaagactcgtTACGCACTTCATTTTCTACTGATTATCATGAATTAATACGACTATTACACTGCAAACTAACTTTGTTTTCATGCAATTTGAAaagataagttaaaaaaaaccctttatacaagaaaaaaaaaNNNNNNNNNNNNNNNNNNNNNNNNNNNNNNNNNNNNNNNNNNNNNNNNNNNNNNNNNNNNNNNNNNNNNNNNNNNNNNNNNNNNNNNNNNNNNNNNNNNNNNNNNNNNNNNNNNNNNNNNNNNNNNNNNNNNNNNNNNNNNNNNNNNNNNNNNNNNNNNNNNNNNNNNNNNNNNNNNNNNNNNNNNNNNNNNNNNNNNNNNNNNNNNNNNNNNNNNNNNNNNNNNNNNNNNNNNNNNNNNNNNNNNNNNNNNNNNNNNNNNNNNNNNNNNNNNNNNNNNNNNNNNNNNNNNNNNNNNNNNNNNNNNNNNNNNNNNNNNNNNNNNNNNNNNNNNNNNNNNNNNNNNNNNNNNNNNNNNNNNNNNNNNNNNNNNNNNNNNNNNNNNNNNNNNNNNNNNNNNNNNNNNNNNNNNNNNNNNNNNNNNNNNNNNNNNNNNNNNNNNNNNNNNNNNNNNNNNNNNNNNNNNNNNNNNNNNNNNNNNNNNNNNNNNNNaaaaaaagaaataaaaaaaaaaaaaaaaaggagctcGTTACGTCCTTTTCTACGGAGTAATGAGTTATACGACTATTACACTGCAACTACTTTTGTTTTCATCAATTTGAAAagataatgttaaaaaaaaacccttaataaagaaaaaaaattgggaCCATAAATAACAacgtacacacacacacacacacacacacaaacacacacacatatatatatatatatatatatataaaacaagtcCTATATATAACAAGTCCAGAGCTAATCAATAAACGTCCATTTCCCATCTGAATCAGGAATCTTTCAAGATCTACAGTGTGACCCCATATTTGGAAATTAATATGATGTGTAAAATTTGATTCCCAAAACTCAGCATGTAATACATCTGTAGAAGCCTATAactaatattagtaattaaagaGCCAGGCATAAGATCTAGACATTGTTCTAAGAGCGTGTTTAGTTTGAATTATCTGGTcaataatatagtattataaatGATACATAACTATTCCCAAAATATTACTGAACGGGGGATGGATATCTCGCAATACTGAAGGCGAGTTATCTGGTAtgttatgtaaaattataagtttaacgTTCACACCTCTCCAAATCCTTTCAATACAccatttttaagaaattttaaatttatgttttatttaaaatattaaatattatatttttgtttagattttaagttttagagtaatattaaatattaatagtaatattgtgttaaaaaaattttgcaaatatatatgAAGAGTAATTTTAGAATAAGCTATACTTTGTTATTagaattactgaattttataaaatgaaccaaatataataactctatatataatttaacacaaTATTACTGTATTAACCCAAACGCGATAATATAGTATCAGTAATAATCTGATTCAGAAATCTCAGATACCTAGTTATATCGAAATAACCTGTAATACTACGTACATAACACGAGTCAAACACGCCCTAAGagtagttttaacttttaagtacTCTCATGTACCAAATGTCACAGATACAGATATGGATCGAACACGAGATACAGCAACGTGACagcatttaaaaaattaaaacacgaATACGATGTGGACAtcgctaataaaatattatattattaatataatattatataatcattatatgtaaaatattaattttgtcaaaatattattatattttttatattaatgaaagttaataaaattttcattgatagttcatatattttaagaattttgttttatcatatataatttatttctattaactaaaaaatatttttgcgtTCATTAAAAGtactattttatttcttatataaataaaaattaataaaatttttattgatagtttatatattttttaaaaaaaattactatatataatttgtttatattattcaaaaaaattaaattcattctaaaccaaaatatttattatcttatattatatatacataaaaaaataatatatattgtatgcACTATAGATCTGTATCAAACGGGCGTTCGTGATATGTCCACGTCGGACAAGAGTCTGACAAAACACATGCGCGTATTCGAAACGAACATGCAGGGCTTATAAATTGTCCgtcgaatataaaaataaaagctcaCGCACTTGTATAAAAGTGAAAGCTCATGCACTTAATTCATGCCTCTTTACTCTAAACTCAACAATCTTAAGTATTTTTATGAGTGGAACAAATCGTCATATCTCATTtaattatcactttttttttaaagaaatctATTATATTTACTAGAGCCGCTAATTATGGTAGTAGAGAGAGCTTGGAGTTAATTTCCCCACGACAAATGTACCACCAACAATAATAattgttgagaaaaaaaaacaaataaattatttcttgTGCTCGGTGTATCTATACATTTTCACGCACCtctcttagtttttttttttgtttttgtttttttgtgtaCTCTTACAAAATTAATTGTGATTGAAGTACCGTTGCccaaaatatgtatatatatttggggCTCAGTTTATAACTTTATATGATGATGAAGCACATCTCAAGGATCACTTTATCCTTCCGTTTTCTACTAAAAGAAGATAAAAGCCGTAATTGGAGAACCCTCTCCATTAACCAATCCTTTTCCCCAATTGTGCCGCAGATGATGCATGAGAACTAATTGTAGATCCTAACAATCTATAAACACGctcatgttaaatataaaaatataaaaatattattgatcatctctagcgcaagtggcaaaaggtttggttgTTGATGCCTGAGGTCCTCCCAAGTTGGAAGcttagttgtttcatatttttaactaaatttatttctaaaagaaataaataaaatggatagcatattatttttctctcatatatatatatatatatatatataattctttcCTATCTTAATCTTTTTAGAGAAAGCGatttttcacattatttaatattatattagagCAATAAGTTTTGAGTTCGAATCATATCAGGTTCCTAACGTAATTGGtttcctcctatttaatttaagtctaTGCCATGAGACTACGTCCAAATATACGCCCGTAaggaattttaaatataaaaacacacctaaagatagaaaaatataaaaacatatcCAGATATGAAAGGAActgtttcataaaaaaataaaaaaatgtttaatataaaaaatataaaattatttttttttattttaatataaaattattattttattgctagcttaacaaaaacaaaaagtgaTGTGAACACAAGAAACTTTCAAAATGGCGATCCTAATATTGTCGTACACTTCAAAAAGAATCAGTTGCTTTCATTTCTATTGTATCAATTTTTTACATTAAATAGCTGATCTGTTATCGAAACAAAAATCAGGCAATTGTcagaatataataatatataataataatgtttgGATTGGATTATTGCAAGCCCTATAAATATGCGCAGAtgctataaaaaaattattggcgTGCATACAAGTCAGTATCCTATGACAGAGATTTCATGTATGCTGTATTAATTAATgcactttaataaatttaataattgccTATTTTCTAtcagcttttttttatttttttgtaacacCAAAAATCCTGATAAATAGAACCACTAATCCAATACTTTTGAGTGTGACATTATTAGTCCTGCAGCTCTTATAAGAGTTTTACTTTAATCCTCACACATTtttactgtaaaataaaaaattattgcttGTACCAAATGCATTTGTACGTTCATTGGCACTACGATTCATTATTCTAACTGTATCTTATATTTCAATTGATCTATAAATTAATTTGCAACATAATAAGCATAGAGCAtactacccgctttatttatttcttttaaaaacaaatttagctaaaaatatgaatcaactaagattcgacaATGAGACCTCGAAttccaaccaccaaaccttttgccacttacgccAGGGACGGTCAGTAATAAATATGgtgaaagaaaaatttaagaatCTCAAAGTATCAAATTTAGATGTTCAAGAATCCAAAATGAAACCTgagtaaattaattaagaagttcaaaaactatatatatatatatatatatatatatatatatatatatatagcagcgCAATTTGCCCTCGGAATTTAACATCTAGGTATATATCAACAGCAGCTgtagcagcggcagcagcagcagcttagcAGAATGCAGCGGCTGCAGGCACCAGTACTTGGTTGGCTGGTCTGAGAAGCCGATCCAAAGAGCCTCTCAGCTTTTTGCATCAGCAGCATCTCTTGTACTCCCTCAACGCAAACGTACGCCTCGCGTAGTTAATTTAATCGGTCCCCCTCATCGCGCCCCCACTCCATTCATTGCTCATTCAAGAAACCTAAATGTTTACCATATATGCAAAACGCAACAAGATAAGAAGCCCCCCCCAGTATACTACTGTTGCTTTCCCCCTCcattcctttcctttctctcatTATTAATTGGTAACTCCTCCTATTTATATTAATTGGTTCCATCTCATAATTGTAATCCCGGTTGATCGAATTGGtgtggagggagagagagagtctcaGCAGCTATGAGCGAGCAAGGGGTGAAGGAGAGCGCCTTCGCCACCGTCGACTCGTTCTCGCAGCTTCCGTTCATAcgcgcggcgccgccgccgccgccgccgccgccggccagttCGAGCCTGCAGCCTTCGGGCCTGCGGCTCTTCGGCTTCGACGTCCCGCCCGAGCGCGCCGACTCGTCGGCGAGAGAATTCGAAGCCGCGAAGAGCGGCAACAGCGCGAGCAGTTTCAAGGGGAGGAAGTTCGAGTGCCACTACTGCTGCCGGCACTTCCCGACGTCGCAGGCGCTCGGCGGGCACCAGAACGCGCACAAGCGCGAGCGGCAGCACGCGAAGCGGGCGCACCTGCAGTCTGCCGTGGGCACCGCCGCCCTGCCCTACCACAACTACTACGGCCACAGTTTTCACATGCAGACGGCCGGTTACGGCGCCGCCGACTTCGCCTACCGCAACGTCAGTAGCCATCTGCTCGGTGGCCGGTTCGAGCccctgctgccgccgccgccgttgccGCTGCAGTCTCCGCACTACGCTTCGTGGGCGTCGACGGGGGGACGGTGCATCGGCGGAACGGCGTATCGCGATCGGTCGGCCACGGTGCTGCCACCACCGCCGTTGTTGATGGGGAGAGATGGTGAGTCGAAGGTGGTGTTGTTAGGGTTcggaaaaggaggaggaggtggtggtggtggtggtggtggtggtggtggtggtgtgcttagcacttcctcttcttcttgttcttcggCTTCGCCGCGTGAGCGTGGGGGGTTCGGTGCAAGTGCAAAAGAGAGCGTGAGTTTGGATCTGCATTTgtaattctaattctaatttttttttttttttttttttgttggttttaatCTTTAATAATAACTAGGTTCGTTTCGTGCCCCCAATTAATTGCTTGGAATGGAAGTACTtggattttttttgcttttagatCACTGATCAGTAGATAATTATTGGCTTATTACGACTAATaaattaagttttagtataTACAGCTCAAGTTGGTACTTATATATCTTCATTGTTTCCTGGGTAATTACGTACCTAGCTACGGGCCTTTACACAGGTTATTCTTAATTACTTcgcaatatttaatatttttattttgcgatcaatttgtaattattaatatactatcaatttaagttccttttaattttgaaacttgcTTAGGACAACTTTAGGGGGcgaaaaaaattgaatgatCAATACCTTTCTTTTCGATAATAGATGTCCCACAAATTGAATAAAAGATAAACCAATTCTCTATTTAATAGGCCACATTAGTGAAAGATGTAAATCCCAGGGGAAGAGGAGATCCTAGGgcatcttatatatatacaaatactATACAATATACGACAAGTATACCACACATTATTGTACTAGAACTTAAAAATTCgctcatactattttttttttttttttttagagaaagatatcAAGCTATTCGTCTTCACCCATTTTTTTGGATtaagtttttataatttgagTTCCTGGtcatcactttattttttagACAAAGTTATTATTTTAGATTAAGTTTCTATAATTTGAGTTCCTAGTCATCGCTTTATATTTTTGGACTGTTATTTTTTAGATTAAGTTTCTATAATTTGAGTTCCTAGTcgtcacttcttttttttttaaagaaaaaacttcaaaaactcccatgtgtttcacacttttttattttagtaccctgtggtttaaagtgtatcaaattagtacccgcactttctcactttaataccctgtggtttaaagtgtatcaagttagtactctatggttttatttttgtatcgagttagtatcctgtggtttatttttatatcaaattagtatcttgtgattttatttttgtatcaactTAGTACCCTATGTTTTTTAAaccagggtactaaagtgagaaagtgcgaaactacagcgtactaacttgatacactttaaactacaggatactaaagtgaaaaagtgcaaaaccacatggta includes the following:
- the LOC109711295 gene encoding zinc finger protein 6-like, whose translation is MSEQGVKESAFATVDSFSQLPFIRAAPPPPPPPPASSSLQPSGLRLFGFDVPPERADSSAREFEAAKSGNSASSFKGRKFECHYCCRHFPTSQALGGHQNAHKRERQHAKRAHLQSAVGTAALPYHNYYGHSFHMQTAGYGAADFAYRNVSSHLLGGRFEPLLPPPPLPLQSPHYASWASTGGRCIGGTAYRDRSATVLPPPPLLMGRDGESKVVLLGFGKGGGGGGGGGGGGGGGVLSTSSSSCSSASPRERGGFGASAKESVSLDLHL